The following is a genomic window from Deltaproteobacteria bacterium.
CAATCGATGAGGTCCTCAAAGCGGTCCAACAAAAGGAAGAATTGACAACGATCTGTACCCAGTGCGGAAAGGCCGTAAGCCTCGACTTCAGAGACTGCCCCTATTGCCTGAATCCACTCGTCCCCGCCTGTGATTCCTGCGGCCGAATCGTCCAGGCGGAGTGGGTCGTATGCCCATACTGCAGGAATGAATTGGGAAACGGGGCACTTGAACATGGATAGAACTCTGGTATACTTTCGCTCAGGTTGCCGGCCCATTTTCCTTCATTCTCGAAACGCTTTTCAGTCATAAGGCCACCTCGTGGTGTGAGCTATGCGATGCAAACATCATCCCAATCGAGAAGCGGTTCATTTTTGCGACGGATGTGGAATCCCCCTTTGTGAGGATTGCGCCGAGGAATCCAGGCCTGGAATCTATTACTGCTTCCAATGCGCCATGTTCCGATCCATCTCCGAGGCTGGAGATACGATCCGTGAAAAAAAAGGGCGGGCAAGCGAAAAAAGATCAAAAAAGAAGCGGAAATGGGGCCCTTTTCATTACTTTGTGATCCTCTCTTCGGCGATGATCCTTGTGTTGTGGGGGATCATCCTCTTTGGTGTCCCGGAACCTCCGGGGGGAGTGGCCGATTTTGAAAACCAGCCACGCCTCCTGCTCTTCATGGTGGACAGCTCCCTCAAACGATATGCTTACTATGAAGGCAACAGGTACCCCAAACGATTGACGGACCTCATTCCGAAATATCTCTCCCTGGGGAAAAACCCTGATAGACTTCTCCAAAAACTGAATTACCGGCCTGATCCCCGGGTCGGTTACTATCTGTCCTTTTCAAAATCCGTGAAAGGGGAAATGAACATGACCATTACTCCGCAGGGCATTACCATCCAGGCCCCTGACGTTAAAGGATCCTAGATGAGCAGACGAGCGGGTTTCACCCTTGTTGAATTGATGGTCGTAATCGTTATTCTGGGCATTCTGGCCGGGACCGCTCTGCCCTTGGTCCGCATCTGGCAGCAGCGGGCCTATGGATCTGAAGCGGCTGTTATGATGAAGCAGTTGTTGGACGGCCAGATTACATATTACCTCGAACATGACAGTTTTTTCCCTGCTGTGGGATCTGGGCCCATCATCATCCCCCCGGGTGACAACCCTCCTCCACAGGCCCAAGACTGGATTATTAAAATCAAAGACGCCTTGAAAGTCTCCATTCCCATAGGACACAAACTTGAGTACATGATCGAAAACTATTCCGCCTATTGCCAGATAAAAATAAGCGCACCTTTCCCTCTTTATCGGAACGGCCACAGGGCGATCTATGGAACGGTATCTTCCGAAGGAAAGACAATAACATATACTTGGGACAGGTAACCCTGAATCTTGCATAAACAATCCTGAACCCGTTAAAAAATTCATTGAAAATCCCCCTCTTAGGTCATAACCGGGCAAGGTGGAAGTTCAGCCCTACTGGTGAGAACAGGATTAAGAGTAATATTTCAAGATTGTTTACCCTTCGGGAGCGTCGAGTTTACCGAATCTGCTTCGTTATCGACCGCTTGCGGTAGAAGACTACAGCTGCGCGGTCGATGCCTCGCATCTTCGGCAAACTCGACACTTGCAAAATTCAGGTAACAAAATTTGATAACAGGCCTTTCCGGCCGATTTCATCCCCCATTCCTTGAAAAAATGCACATCTCCCCGAAGATCCAGTTCAGCAGGACCTGCGCCGATACTCTTCTCTCCATGGAGGAAATTCGAACCGCCGATTTCCTGGGAACCTTCTTGAAATCTGCCCTGGCGGCGGCCCCGCTCCTAGGGCTCTTTTACCTTTATATCGGTGCAAATACCCTCTTCGGAGTAACCATTCTTGCTGGAGTTCTCTTACTTCCCGCCTTTTTTGCCCTTAAAAGCAGGAAATGCTTCTTTTTCGTGGCCAATTACACCCTCTTCGTCCTTTGGGCGGCTCTCGGTATCATCGCGTGGAACACGGGGGCGATCACACCTTCGGGCGCTCCTCATCCTACATGGATTCTGAATGGGGCACTGGTGCTTATGGCCCTTTACCTGTTGAGCAGTCTCCTTTGGGGAACCCTCTGGACCCTTCTGGTATTCGTGGAAATGGGAGTGGTCCTGTGTCTCTATCGCAGGGGGCATCTCTTTCCGAATCTGATCCCACCGGACATCTTTGATCTATATTCCCTTGGTGCTTTTCTCGTGGCCCTCCTGTTCATCGTTTCTCTTGCCTTCCTTTTCGAGCGGCGGAGAATGGGAGTATGCGTATACATGGAGCAGGGGGAGCGGGAAGCAATCAGGGAGGCCAGGAAGTTCTGTGAGGAGGTTCTCCGATATATCCCTGTTCCTACCTTCATCATCGATCGAAATCATCGGGTGATTCAGTGGAATCAGGCTTGCGCTGAACTTACAGGGATCCCGGCAAAGAAAATCTTGGGGAAAAAGGTTTGGAATGGATTCGATGTGGACGGACAGGGATCCATGGCGGATGCCGTCCTTAACCGTTTTGAAAGATCTTCAGCTTCTAAAGGAGAAAATACCGTTCCACCCTTGAATGATGGGACAGTTGAAATAGAGCTCGATCTGCCGGCCTTAGGTGAAGGCTGCCGCGGGGTTATTTCGGCGGCTCTCCTTTACGGCAGGAACGGCCAAGTGATCGGCGCCATACAGACGGTCCGGGTGATTCCTCTCCACACACGTTTTCCTCTGCCTCAAACCACCTCGTAGACCATGATTTCGTCGGACTTGCCTTTGATCCTGCAGGGCCCGACTTCTCTGACCTTGAGTTTTCCTCTGACCGAGCGGTAAGTTTCTTCCCCGATAAGTATCTGGTTGGGGGCTGCCAGGGATTCCAGCCTTGATGCGGTGTTCACCGCATCTCCTATGACCGTGTAATCCATGCGCCTGGGTGAGCCGATATTCCCCGCCACAACCTGCCCGGTATTGATCCCGATACGGATCCGGATCCTCTTCCCTCCGGCCAGATTTTCCGGCATGGCATTGAGTTCCGCGAGCATTTCCTTCGCAGCTCTGACAGCCCTCTCCGGGTCATCACGCTTTTCGACCGGCGCCCCGAATACCGCCATGAGGCCATCCCCCATGTACTTGTCAAGGGTGCCGTCATGCTTGAACACGATGTCGGTCATCCTGGAAAAAAACCGGTTCAAAAACAGGGTCGTCTCCCGGGGCGGCATTTTCTCGGAAAGATTCGTGAAACCGACAATATCCGCGAAAAGCACGGTGGCCGTGAGATCCTTGGGCTCCATGAGTTCCTGCCCTCCCTTGAGGATCAGGTCAATCACCTGGGGCGGAATAAACCTCCCCAGTCGATTTCTCATCTTTTCTTCTTCCCTGATCTTCTGGTTCAGGCTTGCCTGCTCGATAACCAGCGCCATTTGGCTGCCGATTGCCTTGAGAAGCTCCAGGTCTTCCTGGGTAAACTGGTTGTCAAGCCTTACGCTGTCCAACTGGATCACCCCGATGATTTTGTCTTTTTTCCAGAGGGGAACACAGATGGCCGAGCGAATCTGCTTTATAAACAAGCTCTTGGCATGGTCCAGCCGATTGTCAGCCATGGCGTTGGATGTAAGCAGAGCGACCTTGTCACGAATAACCCTTCGAATAATCGTCCGACTCGCTTTTAACTCCCTACCACTTCCCCCTGAATCATGCCTGGATTTAACCACTACGGGAACGAGCATCTCGTTGTTTTCTTCTTCGCCGGTTAGCACCAGGAAACCGTAATCCGCATCGATTACCATGAAAATGAGGTCCATGATCTTGTTGAGGAGTTCATTGAAATCATGAATCATATTGAGTTGCCGGCTGATCTCATACAGTACAAAAAGGACCTTGTTGCTTCTTTCAAGGGTGGAAAGACCCGCCTTGAATCGATCCTCTTCAGAAGAAGGCACCCGGATCGACTCTCCTTCCCTCCCCGGAATCGGGGAGGAAAGAAGGAGGTCCTGGGTTTTTTCCCTTCCACCCACTTCAGCCCGGCTCTCAATGATAGGTCGGGGGCTCCTTTCATCATCATCCCCTGCCGTGAAAACCAGAGAATCAGACGTCGGCTCTCCGTCCCTGGCCCCGGAATAAAAAAGGATCCGGGTACGGCCGATCCTGATTCGGTCTCCATCCCTCAACAAAATATCCTGCACAAGCCTTCCATTAACTTCGGTGCCGTTGAAACTCCCAAGGTCCGTAAGGCGAAAACCCTCACCGGTTTCCATCAACCTGGCGTGATGCCGCGATACTGCGCTATCGGGAATCGTGATATCATTCTCCCTGCTCCTTCCCAGAGTCACTTCCTTCTTGGTCAAGGGGACCTCTTGTACTCCTCCGCCCTCATGAAGGATTCGCATCATCCACATCTTTTACTCCGTTTGTCGACAGAGGTCTAAAATGCCAGCAACAGGACCGTGATATTGTCCGACCCGCCTGCCCTATTCGCCTTCGACACAAGGGAACTTCCCACTTCGGAAAGAGATACTTCCCGCTTCTTTTCGATCGTCTCCAGAATCTCCCGGTCATCGATCATGCCATGAAGGCCGTCGGAGCAAATCAAGTAGAGGTCCCCCGGCTCCAAGGCCGTTTTGGAGATATCGATCCGGGGATGCCTCTCAATTCCAAGAACGCTGGTGAGGATGTGTCTTTGGGGATGCTTTCTGGCTTCCTGAGGGTTCATCCTGCCCATTCTCGCCCACTCACCCACCAGAGTATGATCCTCCGTGAGTTGTTCGATTCGCCCCTCCCGGATCCGGTAAAGGCGACTGTCCCCTACATTCACGACGGCAAAATGGTCCTCTTCAAAAAGGACTCCCGTAAGGGTCGTGCCCATGCCTTTTATTTCCGGCTGCACGTCGGCCGTTTCCAGAATTCGTCTGTTGGCCAAGGAGACGGCGGAAAAAAGCCGGACTTGTTCCGGGGTCCATCCCATCTGATTTTCCGGCTCCTGAGGTGCGGACTCCCGGCGGGAACGAATTACGTACTCTTCTATACAGCTCACGGCCAAACGGCTTGCCGTCTCACCGCCCGCGTGCCCACCCATTCCGTCGGCGACCAAAAACAGGCCCAATTCGCGACTGCAAAGATAGCAATCTTCATTATGACTGCGCACCTTACCGGTTTCTGAAAGGGCAAAATACTCGTAATTCATGAACGCGGCCCCTAAATCTTGGGAAAGGATTCTTGAAATCCGGATTGCAGAAAGAGAAGACTCATCGTTCGAAAGGCGGGAAGTAAGTCACACGGGGCCTGATGGAATCCGGCCCTTACCAAAGCCAATTCCCGTTCTTATCCCAGCGGCTGTTCACCCTGACGCCCAGCTTGGATAGCAGATGATGGAAGAGGAAACGCCGGTTGCCCTTGAAATAGCCCAGATCTCGGCAGTGCTGATGGGGGGTGAAACCAGCTTTCCGGGCCTCAGCCAGTGTCATGGTGCGGGCTGTCTTGCCCGCAACACAAACATAGTCGAAATGGATGGAATGATACTTCTTGTCCTCCAGGGTAACAACAACGACGGCATTTCCGGGCATCTCCTCATCAACCGTGATGAAGATACTAAGGAAAAAACCGATCAGGAGTAAACTGATCACAACAACGACGATTATCTTTGATTTTTTCCCCATGTCCCAACAATTCAACCGAGAGACCTGAAGGCCGCTGCCCGGATAGCCCAACAAAGACTCCGGGGTGGATATTAAACTACTATCGGCTGAAGCCGATAGCTTTTGGGGCCAAGGGGCCGAGGGTTCAAGGGGTCAAGTGAAAATCATCTTTCCTTGAATCCCGATCTCACTCGAACCCTGGCCCCCTTGAATCCTGTTCAAAAAATGATTCGACTAAAATCTTCGCCCGAAGGCGAGGGATTTTCTCCCATTCCCAGTATGGGACATTAAAGATCAATTCTTTTTCTTTTGAGAAACCTTCGGAAGAGGTAACTTAAAAAATTCGATGCCCTCTTCTTTCAGCATTTTTTCTTCTTCTTCAGTAGCCGAACCCTTAATGTTCTTTTTCTCCGTGACCCCGAAGTGCATCTTCAGGGCCTCTTTTGCAAAATTCGGCCCTACATCAACGAAATTTTTGTCAATGTAATCCAGGATCTCATAGGCCAAACGGTGATAGTCGATGGATTCGGCGCCCTTTCCGTCCCTTTCATCCATAGAGGTTTTCATGGCAACGGGAGACAGAATTTTCCTGATGTTAGTGTCATTGCAGTAAGGGCAAACGATCAATTTTTTGGCGTTCTGTTCATCAAAAGATTCATTATTTTGAAACCATCCTTCAAATACGTGTCCCTTTGAACATTCCAAATCAAACGCAATCATATATCCCACTCTTTCATTGTTTGAAGTCAATCGTTGATAAGCAAATGAAATGACTTGTCTGCTTCCACTAGCAGTGGAAAGATTTCCCTGGTGCCCGACCACTGATAACATTAAAGCGCTGACCGGGTTTTTGATCCGATAAATGATGAAAACACCCTATTTTCCCGGATAAAGAACCGCAAGAATCTTTGTCGGTTCTTCCCCGTGGCATTTCACAAGGTGAGGAACGTTGGAATCATAATAGATGGCATCTCCCTGCTCCAGCAAATACCGTTCCTCTCCAAGACGTACCTCCATGCTTCCTTCCAGGACGAAGATAAATTCCTGGCCCTCATGGGTGGACCTCTCATCCTCTATATCGGATGGGGCCAATACCATCAAAAAGGGCTCCATATGGCGGTCCCTCTTATGGGGGGCCAAAGAATGGTATTCGTAACCGTAACGGTTTCCCTTCTCGGAAGTATATCTTGATACGACCTTTCGGTCTGCCTTTCTTACGATCGTAAAAGGTTTTTTCTCCTCCCCAGAGATAAAATACCCGATCTTCATCTCCAGGGACTTTGCCAATTTTGTGACGATCCCCAGAGGAGGGGAAACTTCCCCTTGCTCGATTCGCTCCAAGAGAGCAAGATCAATGCCCGTGCGCTGGACGATATCCTGAAGACTCAAGCCTTTCTTTTCCCTTACCTTCTTGACCCTCTCCCCTACACTTATGTATCTTTCTTCCTCAGGAGGCTCCCTTCTGATGCTGTCAATAAAGGCCTTTTCTTCACCCTTGCTCGCAAATTGACCCACATCTTTTAAAAAATCTTCATAGTCGCTCATGGACCCTCTTTTGTCCTCTCCCATTGATCAGGCCTCTCCCCAATTATCGGATTTTGCCCAACTTGTGCCCATTTCCGGATTGACACTAACTTCCCGGAAAACGTCTCCGAACTCTTCCAGCCTACATTGTTGAAGCGTCCGGTGGTTCCTAAGGACCGCCTGAATCAGTTCGCTGCCGGCATTCGGAATCCAAAGTCCTGAAATTCCCCGTCATCGCTGCGAGTTCAAAGTTCTTGGCCCGAAAATCACGAATTTCTGCCGATATTATAAAAAGTTACATAACATTATCAATATACGGAAGTCAAGGCCGAGGAGGCTATCCTTCGGGAAGGGCCCAGGTTTGAGTCTGACCTGAGGAATTGCAAAAATCGGCCATTTCAGGGATAGACACATCCTGAATTTTCCGGACCATCCAATTTTATGGTAAAGAAATGACGGCTCCCTTCCGAATCCACAAATGTGGTTCATAATTTCTTCGGCACGATGTAATGAATCTCACCGGGACGAGCCTTTATCCGGCGATGTCGAGCCATTTACATACAAAAACAGGAAAAATTGATCCTTACACCAAAGAGAGGACATTTTTCACCCTTCATCAATTTTTTTTTGGTTTTACCCCAATATCATGGATACATTTTTTATCTTGACAAATCGTCTTTATTTTTAATAAGATCCCGCTGATTAAGGGGAGAATTGTGTGCGAGTTCGTTCTCTCCTTTTGGATACAGGCTGGGAGGCGGTTTTTCCAGCCTCCTG
Proteins encoded in this region:
- a CDS encoding B-box zinc finger protein, with the translated sequence MRCKHHPNREAVHFCDGCGIPLCEDCAEESRPGIYYCFQCAMFRSISEAGDTIREKKGRASEKRSKKKRKWGPFHYFVILSSAMILVLWGIILFGVPEPPGGVADFENQPRLLLFMVDSSLKRYAYYEGNRYPKRLTDLIPKYLSLGKNPDRLLQKLNYRPDPRVGYYLSFSKSVKGEMNMTITPQGITIQAPDVKGS
- a CDS encoding type II secretion system protein, with the translated sequence MSRRAGFTLVELMVVIVILGILAGTALPLVRIWQQRAYGSEAAVMMKQLLDGQITYYLEHDSFFPAVGSGPIIIPPGDNPPPQAQDWIIKIKDALKVSIPIGHKLEYMIENYSAYCQIKISAPFPLYRNGHRAIYGTVSSEGKTITYTWDR
- a CDS encoding PAS domain-containing protein, yielding MHISPKIQFSRTCADTLLSMEEIRTADFLGTFLKSALAAAPLLGLFYLYIGANTLFGVTILAGVLLLPAFFALKSRKCFFFVANYTLFVLWAALGIIAWNTGAITPSGAPHPTWILNGALVLMALYLLSSLLWGTLWTLLVFVEMGVVLCLYRRGHLFPNLIPPDIFDLYSLGAFLVALLFIVSLAFLFERRRMGVCVYMEQGEREAIREARKFCEEVLRYIPVPTFIIDRNHRVIQWNQACAELTGIPAKKILGKKVWNGFDVDGQGSMADAVLNRFERSSASKGENTVPPLNDGTVEIELDLPALGEGCRGVISAALLYGRNGQVIGAIQTVRVIPLHTRFPLPQTTS
- a CDS encoding FHA domain-containing protein — its product is MTKKEVTLGRSRENDITIPDSAVSRHHARLMETGEGFRLTDLGSFNGTEVNGRLVQDILLRDGDRIRIGRTRILFYSGARDGEPTSDSLVFTAGDDDERSPRPIIESRAEVGGREKTQDLLLSSPIPGREGESIRVPSSEEDRFKAGLSTLERSNKVLFVLYEISRQLNMIHDFNELLNKIMDLIFMVIDADYGFLVLTGEEENNEMLVPVVVKSRHDSGGSGRELKASRTIIRRVIRDKVALLTSNAMADNRLDHAKSLFIKQIRSAICVPLWKKDKIIGVIQLDSVRLDNQFTQEDLELLKAIGSQMALVIEQASLNQKIREEEKMRNRLGRFIPPQVIDLILKGGQELMEPKDLTATVLFADIVGFTNLSEKMPPRETTLFLNRFFSRMTDIVFKHDGTLDKYMGDGLMAVFGAPVEKRDDPERAVRAAKEMLAELNAMPENLAGGKRIRIRIGINTGQVVAGNIGSPRRMDYTVIGDAVNTASRLESLAAPNQILIGEETYRSVRGKLKVREVGPCRIKGKSDEIMVYEVV
- a CDS encoding Stp1/IreP family PP2C-type Ser/Thr phosphatase; the protein is MNYEYFALSETGKVRSHNEDCYLCSRELGLFLVADGMGGHAGGETASRLAVSCIEEYVIRSRRESAPQEPENQMGWTPEQVRLFSAVSLANRRILETADVQPEIKGMGTTLTGVLFEEDHFAVVNVGDSRLYRIREGRIEQLTEDHTLVGEWARMGRMNPQEARKHPQRHILTSVLGIERHPRIDISKTALEPGDLYLICSDGLHGMIDDREILETIEKKREVSLSEVGSSLVSKANRAGGSDNITVLLLAF
- a CDS encoding DUF1178 family protein, with the translated sequence MIAFDLECSKGHVFEGWFQNNESFDEQNAKKLIVCPYCNDTNIRKILSPVAMKTSMDERDGKGAESIDYHRLAYEILDYIDKNFVDVGPNFAKEALKMHFGVTEKKNIKGSATEEEEKMLKEEGIEFFKLPLPKVSQKKKN
- a CDS encoding cupin domain-containing protein, translating into MSDYEDFLKDVGQFASKGEEKAFIDSIRREPPEEERYISVGERVKKVREKKGLSLQDIVQRTGIDLALLERIEQGEVSPPLGIVTKLAKSLEMKIGYFISGEEKKPFTIVRKADRKVVSRYTSEKGNRYGYEYHSLAPHKRDRHMEPFLMVLAPSDIEDERSTHEGQEFIFVLEGSMEVRLGEERYLLEQGDAIYYDSNVPHLVKCHGEEPTKILAVLYPGK